The following proteins come from a genomic window of Synergistota bacterium:
- the cmk gene encoding (d)CMP kinase produces MIVAIDGPAGSGKTTVAKLVARRLGFFYLDTGAIYRALTLKLLRSNLPLDDIEGVCQVLNTMDINIEDDKLFLDGEDVSEAVRDPEVDRKVSLVARIPEVRERLLPLQRDLVKGRDAVVEGRDMGTIVFPEAEVKVFLTASIEERAYRRWKELVQKGKDISFEAVLQDLKRRDDIDSKREIAPLKVAPDAIVIDTTSKSIEDVVEEVVNLVLQYYKSAGILYT; encoded by the coding sequence TTGATAGTTGCCATAGATGGGCCTGCAGGTAGTGGTAAGACAACGGTAGCCAAGCTTGTTGCAAGAAGGCTTGGCTTTTTTTATCTTGATACAGGGGCTATTTATAGGGCTTTGACTCTAAAGCTCCTAAGAAGTAACCTTCCCTTGGATGATATTGAGGGAGTTTGCCAGGTATTAAACACAATGGATATTAATATAGAAGATGATAAGCTTTTTCTTGATGGGGAGGATGTAAGCGAGGCTGTAAGGGATCCGGAAGTGGATAGAAAGGTTTCCCTGGTGGCAAGGATCCCTGAGGTAAGAGAAAGGCTTCTCCCTTTGCAGAGGGATCTTGTCAAAGGTAGGGATGCTGTTGTAGAAGGTAGAGATATGGGTACGATCGTCTTTCCTGAGGCTGAGGTTAAGGTCTTTTTAACTGCTTCTATTGAAGAAAGAGCTTATCGTCGCTGGAAGGAGCTTGTTCAAAAGGGTAAGGACATTTCCTTCGAGGCAGTTCTTCAAGATCTTAAAAGAAGGGATGATATAGACTCGAAAAGAGAAATAGCCCCTCTTAAAGTTGCTCCTGACGCTATAGTTATAGACACCACTTCAAAGAGTATAGAGGATGTAGTAGAGGAGGTAGTTAATCTTGTTTTACAATATTATAAAAGTGCTGGCATTCTTTATACTTAA
- a CDS encoding HDOD domain-containing protein, with the protein MVVDSSVVERILRRVDEIPPLPTVVIKAIKTLDDPKSSSSDVAKIISQDEGLTAKILKLANSAYYGFPRSIGTLSEAITVLGYNTVKSLIYAAAAHGHMSGELQGYALDRGELWRHSLGVAIVCREIAKKVKYRDMEQAFVTGLLHDIGKIVLNQFVRFGFTLILRKVETERVPFHEAEKDILGFDHTDIGGKIAEKWNLPPELVDAIAHHHSPEEARISPKLVSIAHLGDAICLMLGWGLGADGLLYPLSEFALQNLGIDNMDELISASSDSLRQEDLFSALE; encoded by the coding sequence ATGGTTGTAGATAGCTCTGTTGTAGAACGAATTTTACGCAGAGTTGATGAGATCCCTCCTCTACCTACGGTTGTGATTAAAGCTATAAAAACCCTTGATGACCCTAAAAGTAGCTCTTCTGACGTAGCTAAAATAATTTCTCAGGATGAAGGGTTAACAGCTAAGATATTGAAGCTTGCAAACTCTGCCTATTATGGCTTCCCGAGAAGTATAGGAACACTAAGTGAGGCTATAACTGTTTTGGGATATAACACTGTTAAGTCTTTAATATATGCAGCTGCGGCTCATGGTCATATGAGTGGAGAGCTTCAAGGATATGCTCTCGATAGGGGGGAACTATGGCGCCATTCCTTAGGGGTTGCAATAGTTTGTAGAGAGATAGCTAAGAAAGTTAAATATAGGGATATGGAGCAGGCTTTTGTTACAGGTCTGCTTCACGATATAGGCAAGATAGTTCTTAATCAGTTTGTGCGCTTTGGTTTTACTCTTATATTGCGTAAGGTTGAGACAGAAAGGGTTCCTTTTCATGAAGCTGAGAAGGATATACTTGGGTTTGATCATACTGATATAGGAGGTAAAATAGCTGAGAAGTGGAATCTCCCCCCGGAGCTTGTAGATGCTATAGCGCATCATCATTCTCCAGAGGAGGCTAGAATCTCTCCTAAGCTCGTTTCTATTGCTCATTTGGGGGATGCCATATGCCTCATGCTTGGTTGGGGACTTGGAGCAGATGGCCTTCTTTATCCCTTGAGTGAGTTTGCTTTGCAGAACTTAGGCATAGACAATATGGATGAGTTAATTTCTGCCTCAAGTGATAGTCTTAGGCAAGAGGACCTCTTTTCTGCTCTTGAGTAG